The following proteins come from a genomic window of Stigmatopora nigra isolate UIUO_SnigA chromosome 9, RoL_Snig_1.1, whole genome shotgun sequence:
- the e2f5 gene encoding transcription factor E2F5 isoform X1 — MDCEMTGPVRSTSARHEKSLGRLTIKFVGLLQESSDGVLDLKMAADSLAVKQRRRIYDITNVLEGVGLIEKKNKNVIQWRGDNKANQNQEVLDQLRVLQDQISELEAQEKELDQQRRLLQETTEDLDRDPITSNYKFVTHEDICNAFCGNTLLAVVAPSGTQLEVLLPEKTGHTGRNNYQVNLRSKIAPIKVTLINRDSDCGMPVVFPVPPTDVLTPSPGLSLSPQWTPSSTPVHSSDSSTTASSFCSQESLGSDQKIAPMSQDANLWQASSEAHMERSYHPMTTVHLEPMDLTSPKLDSVLDLSNPPWHNSVGEQMKDDRESTEAVDFIDELMSTDGKHFQDYSFTLDDGAGVCDLFDVQVLDY, encoded by the exons atggattgtgaAATGACTGGGCCGGTTCGCTCGACGTCGGCTCGCCATGAGAAAAGTTTGGGACGCCTCACTATCAAGTTTGTAGGTCTGCTCCAAGAGTCCAGCGATGGCGTCCTTGATTTGAAAATG GCGGCAGACAGCTTGGCAGTGAAGCAAAGAAGGCGTATATACGACATCACCAATGTATTGGAAGGTGTGGGCTTgattgagaagaaaaacaaaaatgtcatccaatGGAG AGGCGACAACAAAGCGAATCAGAACCAGGAAGTACTTGACCAGCTAAGAGTTCTGCAAGACCAGATCTCTGAATTGGAGGCACAAGAGAAGGAGCTAGACCAGCAGAGGAGATTGCTGCAGGAGACCACAGAAGACCTGGACCGTGATCCAATCACAAGCAA TTATAAATTTGTGACGCATGAGGACATCTGCAATGCCTTCTGTGGCAACACTCTCCTCGCTGTCGTGGCTCCATCTGGGACACAGCTGGAGGTGCTGCTACCGGAGAAG ACTGGTCACACTGGTCGTAACAACTACCAAGTCAACCTGCGTAGCAAGATAGCCCCAATAAAGGTCACGCTCATCAACCGGGACTCGGACTGCGGCATGCCGGTGGTCTTCCCCGTGCCACCCACCGACGTGCTGACACCTTCCCCGGGGCTGTCACTCAGCCCGCAATGGACGCCTTCCTCCACGCCCGTCCACTCGTCCGATTCCAGCACCACGGCGTCGTCTTTCTGTAGCCAGGAATCACTCGGCTCGGACCAGAAAATTGCCCCAATGAGCCAAGACGCCAATCTGTGGCAAGCTTCTTCTGAAGCGCACATGG AACGATCTTATCACCCAATGACCACGGTGCATCTGGAACCGATGGACCTGACTAGCCCCAAGTTAGATTCGGTGTTGGATTTGAGTAACCCACCGTGGCACAACAGTGTCGGGGAGCAAATGAAGGACGACAGAGAGAGCACAG aagctGTTGACTTTATTGATGAGCTGATGTCTACTGATGGTAAGCATTTTCAAG ACTACAGCTTCACCCTCGACGACGGTGCCGGAGTGTGTGACCTGTTTGACGTCCAGGTCCTCGACTACTAA
- the e2f5 gene encoding transcription factor E2F5 isoform X2 — protein sequence MDCEMTGPVRSTSARHEKSLGRLTIKFVGLLQESSDGVLDLKMAADSLAVKQRRRIYDITNVLEGVGLIEKKNKNVIQWRGDNKANQNQEVLDQLRVLQDQISELEAQEKELDQQRRLLQETTEDLDRDPITSNYKFVTHEDICNAFCGNTLLAVVAPSGTQLEVLLPEKTGHTGRNNYQVNLRSKIAPIKVTLINRDSDCGMPVVFPVPPTDVLTPSPGLSLSPQWTPSSTPVHSSDSSTTASSFCSQESLGSDQKIAPMSQDANLWQASSEAHMERSYHPMTTVHLEPMDLTSPKLDSVLDLSNPPWHNSVGEQMKDDRESTEAVDFIDELMSTDDYSFTLDDGAGVCDLFDVQVLDY from the exons atggattgtgaAATGACTGGGCCGGTTCGCTCGACGTCGGCTCGCCATGAGAAAAGTTTGGGACGCCTCACTATCAAGTTTGTAGGTCTGCTCCAAGAGTCCAGCGATGGCGTCCTTGATTTGAAAATG GCGGCAGACAGCTTGGCAGTGAAGCAAAGAAGGCGTATATACGACATCACCAATGTATTGGAAGGTGTGGGCTTgattgagaagaaaaacaaaaatgtcatccaatGGAG AGGCGACAACAAAGCGAATCAGAACCAGGAAGTACTTGACCAGCTAAGAGTTCTGCAAGACCAGATCTCTGAATTGGAGGCACAAGAGAAGGAGCTAGACCAGCAGAGGAGATTGCTGCAGGAGACCACAGAAGACCTGGACCGTGATCCAATCACAAGCAA TTATAAATTTGTGACGCATGAGGACATCTGCAATGCCTTCTGTGGCAACACTCTCCTCGCTGTCGTGGCTCCATCTGGGACACAGCTGGAGGTGCTGCTACCGGAGAAG ACTGGTCACACTGGTCGTAACAACTACCAAGTCAACCTGCGTAGCAAGATAGCCCCAATAAAGGTCACGCTCATCAACCGGGACTCGGACTGCGGCATGCCGGTGGTCTTCCCCGTGCCACCCACCGACGTGCTGACACCTTCCCCGGGGCTGTCACTCAGCCCGCAATGGACGCCTTCCTCCACGCCCGTCCACTCGTCCGATTCCAGCACCACGGCGTCGTCTTTCTGTAGCCAGGAATCACTCGGCTCGGACCAGAAAATTGCCCCAATGAGCCAAGACGCCAATCTGTGGCAAGCTTCTTCTGAAGCGCACATGG AACGATCTTATCACCCAATGACCACGGTGCATCTGGAACCGATGGACCTGACTAGCCCCAAGTTAGATTCGGTGTTGGATTTGAGTAACCCACCGTGGCACAACAGTGTCGGGGAGCAAATGAAGGACGACAGAGAGAGCACAG aagctGTTGACTTTATTGATGAGCTGATGTCTACTGATG ACTACAGCTTCACCCTCGACGACGGTGCCGGAGTGTGTGACCTGTTTGACGTCCAGGTCCTCGACTACTAA
- the myripa gene encoding uncharacterized protein myripa yields MGRKLDLSGLSNNEAEHVLQVVQRDMRLRKKEEERLSELKQALDEEGDRCLLLSRQRHFNQRCCIRCCAPFGFLLNPKRRCHDCLYNVCKACRLFSKADKAWLCYSCQKSRLVKKQSLDWFYTHVKGRFKRFGSAKVLKTIYRRHLSENSPVSELAEGSAYEDSVCESDSAFYTQTEEHSVAETLNVALRVAEEAIDEAITNAEFDASQENQNEVHYLREHRGELIEELAKTIMQKIIARRENSASTKDDYKQERSLQHNVHHHGVDSLQRLKGLWRSQSAFSLMDDNRDTRQTSPKDGGSSVSSWTSVERFENSGGLSSVLKSQDGNWIALQSAQLSRPSLLARRKSLVYSALERESGAVSAYEGMDSDNDNDNEVKPEPGGPWGAILQEFQRKLTSSRVRREADNRKDAQEKNPVEKPEVRRPSSYRSAIGDVNFNGKAPTEESVVVGSQVASGKTKRSRKKRRSKRRATLSGPLLMDYNRKDIYSQSPSDGDTPGTLTPDLLYQDVDISQGDNEVRSDMPSPVSENNSDSVGEAPRRSKNNGDPQEKETTSRDPEEDKTEVDLAEGRRQEDVVEEEEEVEMRLYKLVARSRMAYFSSTDDDLDRAGIGQEEETFDGERQDGDVEGLTDKLCRLEKEAQSTVLSSTEDELDRVTDEEEEEGQEEEELAVRVCRLADQAGAIQFSSTEDELDRDEANDEDLWRLREDEAEQVTRVRHLASLVSASQFSSTEDELDRVGKDEGGGQETSVGGERASQAFSDEKMEERDDDQEERDQPELEKKLDTTGKWGWEVEELVEDGSDSEEMDFDEIISGMLTMTLEDMREENAWGDENKDDEMEKKTESSGMDQDGENQNDVETEEERNYVEMRNMERIDKSNAEEIVNEDFEIGEERENEKSLLQNTEKERRDVTVRNVEGNEDTEKDQEWNQEVKMDKEMENEESGDFTMTNVERNEDIKTDQDVKEDRYRVEEKKVDLEVFEMEDNGTIDVRTESESTENNTMIVSEGTDEMDKNAETGDDNAKTRNEDVKRDDEESVDSNDANEDSQEVQKDIEKLYDTNEDRKGGLEELKEDKEEDLDEIAKADEGKEERQEPKEDREAQTIEPIEDSQNDVDRKEKMEQKDNSMTGQDGVDEDQLQKDPLKTPSPATARPRQTEAQHENEYSAGSLSSISNQVLKVLNATEELLQGVEGRHGGRHSASSSGSSFPANADPQKLHQRCSTLEEKVDVAVDSTYGVEAELGELDERGGGISGGTSHPEFSHLGERVTSAAERVQQSERQISDISARIAALKSAGLHVDPQSRLAKARTVPVMPLTSTSSRPSKRRLPTLPRPGKLDADKH; encoded by the exons ATGGGTCGCAAGTTGGATTTGTCGGGCCTGAGCAACAACGAGGCCGAGCATGTTCTACAGGTGGTGCAACGCGACATGAGGCTACGCAAAAAGGAAGAGGAACGACTCAG CGAGCTGAAACAGGCGCTAGACGAAGAGGGCGATCGCTGCCTTCTGTTGTCCCGCCAACGCCATTTCAACCAGCGCTGCTGCATCCGTTGTTGCGCGCCCTTCGGCTTCCTACTCAACCCCAAACGCCGCTGCCATGACTGCCTTTACAACGTATGCAAGGCCTGTAGACTCTTTAGCAAGGCCGATAAAGCCTGGCTATGCTACTCCTGTCAGAAAAGCAG GTTGGTCAAAAAACAATCTCTGGATTGGTTCTACACGCACGTGAAAGGACGCTTCAAGCGTTTTGGAAGCGCCAAAGTTTTGAAGACCATCTACAGAAGACATCTGTCTGAAAACAGTCCAGTTTCGGAACTCGCAG agGGAAGTGCCTACGAGGACAGCGTCTGTGAGAGTGACTCTGCTTTCTACACACAAACTGAAG AGCACAGCGTGGCTGAGACCCTCAACGTTGCCTTACGAGTTGCAGAAGAAGCCATCGACGAGGCCATTACCAACGCCGAATTTGACGCCTCTCAG GAAAACCAGAATGAAGTCCATTATCTGCGTGAACATAGAGGAGAACTTATTGAGGAGCTGGCTAAAACAATTATGCAGAAG ATCATCGCTAGGAGGGAGAACTCGGCTAGCACGAAGGACGACTACAAGCAGGAGAGGTCGCTCCAGCACAATGTCCATCATCATGGGGTGGACTCACTTCAGCGTCTCAAGGGTCTTTGG AGGTCACAGTCAGCCTTCTCGTTGATGGACGACAACCGAGACACTCGTCAGACGTCCCCCAAGGACGGAGGTTCAAGTGTGTCGTCTTGGACTAGCGTGGAACGATTTGAAAACTCGG GTGGTTTGTCCTCTGTCCTGAAAAGCCAAGACGGGAATTGGATCGCCCTGCAGAGCGCTCAGCTTTCACGTCCAAGTCTACTTGCTAGGAGGAAGAGTTTGGTCTACAGCGCTTTGGAAAGGGAGTCCGGAGCCGTTTCCGCTTACGAAGGCATGGACTCGGacaatgacaatgacaatgaAGTCAAACCAGAACCAGGTGGGCCTTGGGGCGCCATCCTACAGGAGTTTCAAAGAAAACTGACCAGCTCTCGAGTCCGTAGAGAGGCCGACAACAGAAAGGACGCCCAGGAGAAGAATCCCGTGGAGAAACCTGAGGTTAGACGCCCATCGTCTTACCGGAGCGCCATCGGTGACGTTAACTTTAACGGGAAGGCCCCGACGGAGGAAAGCGTGGTGGTGGGCAGTCAGGTGGCATCCGGTAAAACTAAGAGATCCCGAAAGAAGAGAAGAAGCAAAAGAAGAGCAACACTTTCCGGGCCTCTTCTCATG GATTACAACAGGAAAGACATCTATTCTCAATCCCCATCAGACGGCGACACACCCGGCACTTTGACGCCCGATCTGCTCTACCAGGACGTGGACATCAGTCAAGGGGACAACGAGGTCAGGTCAGACATGCCGTCGCCAGTTTCGGAAAACAACTCCGACTCCGTAGGCGAAGCTCCTCGCCGTTCAAAAAACAACGGCGACCCTCAGGAGAAGGAAACCACAAGCCGAGATCCCGAAGAGGACAAAACGGAGGTTGACTTGGCGGAGGGACGGAGACAAGAGGACgttgtagaagaagaagaagaggtagAAATGAGGTTATACAAACTAGTGGCCAGGTCGAGAATGGCGTACTTCTCCTCCACTGACGACGACTTAGACCGAGCCGGGATAGGTCAGGAAGAAGAGACGTTTGATGGCGAAAGACAGGATGGAGACGTCGAAGGATTGACGGACAAACTCTGTAGACTGGAGAAGGAAGCCCAGTCGACTGTGCTGTCCTCCACGGAAGATGAGCTGGACAGAGTCAcggatgaggaagaggaagagggccAAGAGGAGGAAGAGTTGGCGGTCAGAGTCTGTCGTTTGGCCGACCAAGCGGGCGCCATTCAGTTCTCCTCCACAGAAGACGAGTTGGATCGCGACGAAGCCAATGACGAAGACTTGTGGAGGCTACGGGAAGACGAGGCGGAGCAAGTCACTCGGGTACGACATCTCGCCAGTCTGGTAAGCGCCTCCCAGTTTTCTTCCACCGAGGACGAGTTAGACCGAGTCGGGAAGGACGAGGGAGGGGGCCAAGAAACGTCGGTAGGGGGGGAAAGAGCGAGCCAGGCTTTTTCGGATGAAAAAATGGAAGAACGAGATGATGACCAGGAGGAAAGGGATCAGCCAGAGTTGGAGAAGAAGTTAGATACGACGGGAAAATGGGGGTGGGAGGTTGAAGAACTGGTGGAGGACGGTAGTGACAGTGAAGAAATGGACTTTGATGAAATCATTAGCGGCATGCTAACGATGACACTAGAGGACATGCGAGAGGAGAACGCATGGGGAGACGAGAACAAGGATGACGAGAtggagaaaaagacagaaagctCGGGTATGGATCAAGACGGGGAGAACCAGAACGATGTGGAGACTGAAGAAGAGAGGAACTATGTGGAGATGAGAAATATGGAAAGGATTGACAAGAGTAATGCAGAAGAGATAGTTAATGAGGATTTTGAGATAGGTGAGGagagagaaaatgagaaaagtcTGCTGCAGAACACTGAGAAGGAAAGGAGAGATGTTACGGTGAGAAATGTGGAAGGGAATGAGGACACTGAGAAGGACCAGGAGTGGAACCAGGAGGTCAAGATGGACAAGGAGATGGAAAATGAGGAAAGTGGGGATTTTACAATGACCAATGTGGAAAGAAATGAGGACATAAAGACAGATCAAGATGTAAAGGAAGACAGATACAGAGTAGAGGAGAAGAAAGTGGACTTGGAGGTCTTTGAGATGGAGGACAATGGGACGATAGACGTGAGAACAGAGAGTGAGAGCACGGAAAATAACACAATGATAGTTAGTGAGGGGACAGATGAAATGGACAAGAATGCAGAGACAGGAGATGACAACGCCAAGACCAGAAATGAGGACGTTAAGAGAGATGATGAGGAAAGTGTGGACTCAAACGATGCAAATGAGGACAGTCAGGAAGTTCAGAAGGACATTGAGAAACTTTACGATACAAATGAGGACAGAAAAGGAGGACTTGAAGAACTGAAGGAAGACAAAGAAGAGGACTTGGACGAAATTGCAAAAGCAGATGAAGGAAAGGAGGAAAGACAAGAACCAAAAGAGGACAGGGAAGCCCAGACAATTGAACCAATAGAGGACAGCCAGAATGATGTGGACAGAAAAGAGAAAATGGAGCAGAAGGACAATTCAATGACTGGTCAAGATGGAGTCGATGAGGACCAGCTCCAAAAAGACCCGTTGAAGACACCAAGTCCTGCAACTGCTAGACCACGGCAAACAGAAGCCCAACACGAGAAC GAGTACTCTGCTGGGTCCCTCTCTAGTATAAGTAATCAGGTCCTGAAGGTTCTGAACGCTACTGAAGAGCTGCTCCAGGGCGTGGAGGGCCGCCATGGTGGACGCCACTCCGCCTCGTCTTCCGGGTCGTCTTTCCCCGCCAATGCTGACCCCCAAAAACTCCATCAGCGGTGTTCCACACTGGAGGAGAAG GTGGACGTGGCGGTTGATTCGACGTACGGCGTGGAGGCGGAGCTTGGCGAGCTGGATGAGCGAGGCGGGGGCATCTCCGGCGGGACGTCCCACCCCGAGTTCTCCCACCTGGGGGAGCGAGTGACGTCGGCCGCCGAAAGGGTTCAGCAGTCCGAGCGGCAG ATCAGCGACATCTCGGCGAGAATTGCGGCCCTGAAGAGCGCCGGTCTCCACGTGGATCCGCAGTCCCGCTTGGCCAAGGCCAGGACCGTCCCTGTCATG CCTCTCACGTCGACGTCCTCCAGACCGTCCAAGCGACGACTGCCGACCCTCCCTCGCCCAGGTAAGCTTGACGCAGATAAACATTAA